The proteins below come from a single Arthrobacter sp. B1I2 genomic window:
- a CDS encoding class II fructose-bisphosphate aldolase: MRTRLDHLVTSALQQGSAVPAFTCYDFTTALAVVGAAEESGRGVILLVAPKTAATANGLRLIAALRGLADAAAVPVAVQLDHATDLKVMADAVAAGADSVLADGSSLPFEDNIALVRAARELLGPDVVLEAELGGLAGDEDRAFGADQSGVDVAGLTDSAQVEDFVSRTGAELLAVAVGNVHGKYKGEPRLRWDVLQDIAARIHIPLVLHGASGIPAEELVKAAAMNVGKVNFNTELRTGVLATLQDQLPAHRADGENLQGLLATWNQAAKGFAVTTLATLAR; this comes from the coding sequence TACGACTTCACCACCGCGCTGGCCGTGGTGGGCGCCGCCGAGGAATCCGGCCGGGGCGTGATCCTGCTGGTGGCACCCAAGACCGCCGCCACCGCGAACGGTCTCCGGCTCATCGCGGCGCTGCGCGGCCTGGCTGATGCCGCTGCCGTGCCCGTCGCGGTGCAGCTTGACCACGCAACTGACCTCAAGGTCATGGCCGACGCCGTCGCGGCAGGGGCGGATTCGGTCCTCGCCGACGGTTCGTCACTCCCTTTCGAGGACAACATCGCGCTGGTCCGGGCGGCCCGCGAGCTGCTGGGCCCCGACGTGGTGCTGGAAGCGGAACTCGGCGGCCTGGCAGGGGACGAGGACCGCGCTTTCGGCGCCGACCAGTCCGGCGTGGACGTGGCAGGGCTGACGGACTCCGCGCAGGTGGAGGACTTCGTGTCCCGCACTGGTGCGGAACTGCTGGCAGTGGCCGTGGGCAACGTCCACGGCAAGTACAAGGGCGAGCCGCGGCTGCGCTGGGACGTGCTGCAGGACATCGCGGCGCGGATCCACATTCCGCTGGTCCTGCACGGCGCCTCCGGCATCCCCGCAGAGGAGCTCGTCAAGGCCGCGGCCATGAACGTTGGCAAGGTCAACTTCAACACCGAGCTGCGGACCGGGGTGCTGGCCACCCTCCAGGACCAGCTTCCCGCCCACCGCGCGGACGGCGAAAACCTGCAGGGCCTGCTGGCCACGTGGAACCAGGCGGCCAAGGGCTTCGCCGTCACCACGCTCGCCACACTGGCACGGTAA